The following are encoded in a window of Spea bombifrons isolate aSpeBom1 chromosome 2, aSpeBom1.2.pri, whole genome shotgun sequence genomic DNA:
- the NEUROD4 gene encoding neurogenic differentiation factor 4, with the protein MSEMVSVHGWMEEALSSQDELNESQGQPTYDMLSGLDHDEHGSIDGEEEEEEEEDGEKPKKRGPKKKKMTKARLERFRVRRVKANARERTRMHGLNDALDNLRRVMPCYSKTQKLSKIETLRLARNYIWALSEVLERGQTAEGKGFLEMLCKGLSQPTSNLVAGCLQLGQQTMYLEKHEEKPHICESTLPGHTYSYQSPGLPSPPYGNIEAHHLHLKPPSFKSAVDPSMVNHTLNCTTPPYDGALTPPLSISGNFSLKQDALSDMDKSFAFRSHYTSLGLGGSHGHGSHFQTTVPRYEIPIDMAYESYPHHTIFTE; encoded by the coding sequence ATGTCTGAAATGGTCAGTGTACATGGGTGGATGGAGGAAGCTTTGAGCTCACAGGATGAGTTAAACGAAAGTCAAGGACAACCTACATATGACATGCTGTCGGGTCTGGATCATGACGAACATGGGAGCATAGATggggaagaggaggaagaagaagaggaggatggGGAAAAACCAAAGAAGAGAGGacccaagaaaaagaaaatgacaaaagCAAGGCTGGAGAGATTTCGGGTACGGCGAGTTAAAGCCAATGCCAGGGAGCGTACAAGAATGCATGGGCTTAACGATGCACTGGACAACCTAAGGAGGGTCATGCCTTGCTACTCCAAAACACAGAAGCTGTCAAAGATTGAGACACTTCGGCTGGCCCGGAACTACATATGGGCATTATCGGAGGTGTTGGAAAGAGGACAAACTGCTGAGGGTAAAGGTTTTCTTGAAATGCTTTGCAAAGGACTTTCACAGCCAACAAGTAACCTAGTAGCTGGATGTCTTCAACTGGGACAGCAGACAATGTATTTGGAAAAGCATGAAGAGAAGCCACACATATGTGAATCTACCCTTCCAGGTCACACCTACAGTTATCAGTCTCCAGGTCTACCTAGTCCGCCATATGGTAACATTGAAGCTCACCACTTGCATTTAAAACCTCCGTCATTTAAATCCGCAGTGGATCCGTCTATGGTTAATCATACCTTAAACTGTACCACTCCACCATATGATGGTGCCCTTACTCCACCTCTAAGCATAAGTGGGAACTTTTCATTGAAGCAAGATGCTTTGTCAGATATGGACAAGTCATTTGCCTTCCGTTCTCACTATACATCTCTTGGGCTTGGTGGATCCCATGGGCATGGGTCACATTTTCAAACTACAGTTCCACGGTATGAAATTCCTATAGACATGGCTTACGAATCATACCCCCACCACACCATTTTCACTGAATAA
- the ENDOU gene encoding uridylate-specific endoribonuclease gives MRSPLVFLLFLVIGGIFAFETCPSDSCEDSCKNRCGHKPDKSYSCQCNEHCERFHDCCKDYHLCLYVDPSLNEVTHPFDESDNDNDNDNDSNEVIRPADKKENTCQGRCGEKFNKKDSCHCNKKCDKFNNCCSDYNKLCGGGKSDTVSDSDSSGSGHEKNKGTDISNQEIKEISELMYKLDVNKAAKSDIILNKQSMAEHTRNQDDLSEQPLYQYVNEDIFQRPTYSKFIKLTNNYIRKTGTAETYTAEELKEHQDFLEEIMKTKLMKELYNFFHKKGLYKTEKEFVDDLEKMWFGLYCRSSGEADSSGFEHVFMGEVKKGKVSGFHSWIRFYLLEKEGIMDYYSYNYDGPWSDYPDLLGQQFHWDGFYKEVGSQFIGSSPEFDLGLYTLCFISRPGKKCKISLGGHELGIQTYEWTKTTYGNGKKYIGTAYPVV, from the exons ATGAGGAGCCCGCTGGTCTTCCTTCTTTTCCTTGTAATCGGTGGCATTTTTGCTTTTGAGACATGTCCAAGTGACA GTTGTGAGGATTCATGCAAGAATCGCTGTGGTCACAAACCGGACAAGTCTTATAGCTGCCAGTGCAATGAACACTGTGAGAGATTCCATGACTGCTGCAAAGACTACCATCTGTGTTTGT aTGTGGACCCTTCTTTAAATGAAGTCACCCATCCCTTTGATGAATCAG ATAATGATAACGATAATGATAATGACTCTAATGAAGTAATCCGCCCTGCTGACAAAAAAG AAAATACCTGCCAGGGAAGGTGTGGGGAGAAGTTTAACAAAAAAGACTCCTGCCATTGCAACAAGAAATGTGATAAATTCAATAACTGCTGCTCAGACTATAATAAATTGTGTGGCGGTGGCAAGAGCGATACTGTTAGTGACAGTGATAGCAGCGGCAGTGGCCATGAGAAGAACAAAG GAACAGATATTAGCAACCAGGAGATAAAGGAAATCTCAGAGCTGATGTATAAATTGGATGTCAACAAGGCAGCGAAATCTGACATCATTTTAAACAAACAGAGCATGGCAGAACACACAAGAAACCAAGATGATCTAAGCGAACAGCC ATTATACCAGTATGTGAACGAAGATATATTTCAACGTCCAACCTATAGCAAATTTATCAAACTCACAAACAATTACATTAGAAAGACCGGTACAGCTGAGACCTATACAGCAGAAGAATTAAAGGAGCATCAAGATTTCTTAGAGGAGATCATGAAGACCAAGCTAATGAAAGAACTTTACAATTTTTTCCACAAAAAGG GTCTATACAAAACAGAGAAGGAATTTGTCGATGACTTAGAGAAGATGTGGTTTGGACTTTACTGCCGCTCATCAGGAGAAGCAGACTCCAGTGGGTTTGAACATGTCTTCATGG GTGAAGTAAAGAAAGGCAAAGTCTCTGGATTCCACAGTTGGATACGTTTCTACTTGCTTGAAAAAGAAGGTATCATGGACTATTACAGCTATAACTATGATGGACCG TGGTCAGATTACCCTGATCTGCTGGGCCAGCAGTTTCACTGGGATGGTTTCTATAAAGAAGTCGGCAGTCAGTTCATTGGCTCAAGCCCTGAATTTGATTTAGGTCTTTACACTCTTTGCTTTATATCTCGACCAGGCAAGAA GTGTAAAATCAGTTTAGGAGGACATGAACTCGGCATTCAAACCTACGAATGGACTAAAACCACttatggaaatggaaaaaagtacATTGGCACAGCTTACCCTGTGGTTTAA